The segment CCATGCGTGTTTGTCGGCATGGCTTGAACTTTTATCGTCAGGTAGTGTAAAAGGTGGCGCACGCAAACGATTACCTGTCCACGGGGCGGGTCAGCAGAATCGCTGATCCCTCCTGCGGCAGCTGAGGCGCAGGGCGGGGAAGATGACCTGCCTGGCGGCTCAGGCTACTGGCGGCTTTTAACACGGAATATCTGATGAAAACCACGCAAACTGGCACGCTTGGCGCGCTTGAGAGGGACGTCGATACAGGATGGCGTAAAACCGACACCATGTGGATGCTGGGCCTCTATGGCACCGCGATAGGCGCGGGTGTGCTGTTCCTGCCCATCAATGCTGGCGTCGGCGGGCTGATCCCGTTGATTATCATGGCGATACTGGCCTTTCCGCTGACCTTTTACGCGCATCGCGCCCTGACACGGTTTGTTCTGTCCGGTAAAAATCCCGCAGGCGATATCACGGAGGTGGTCGAGGAGCATTTTGGCGTCGGCGCGGGCAAAGTCATTACGCTGCTCTACTTCTTTGCTATCTATCCGATCCTGCTGATGTACAGCGTGGCGATTACCAACACGGTGGAGAGCCTGATGGTCAATCAGCTCGGCCTGGTGCCACCGCCCCGCGCGCTGCTGTCGCTGCTGCTGATTGTCGGACTGATGACCATTGTGCGCTTCGGCGAAAAGATGATCGTCAAAGCGATGAGCGTGCTGGTTTATCCCTTCGTGGCGGTGCTGATGCTGATGGCCTGCTATCTGATCCCGCACTGGCACGGCGCTGCGTTTTCCACGCTGAGCGTTCAGCCTGCTGGCAGCAGCCTGTGGATGACGCTGTGGCTGGCGATCCCGGTGATGGTCTTTTCATTCAACCATTCGCCAATCATCTCCTCTTTTGCGCTGGCAAAGCGCGAAGAGTATGGCGACGCCGCTGAGAAAAAATGTTCGCGCATCCTGGCCTGCTCACACCTGATGATGGTGGTTACGGTGATGTTCTTTGTCTTCAGCTGCGTGCTGAGCCTGTCGCCGGAAGATCTGCATGCCGCCAAGGCGCAGAACATCACCATCCTCTCCTATCTGGCTAACCATTTTCAGGTGCCGATGATCGCCTGGCTTGGGCCGCTGATTGCTATCGTGGCGATCACCAAATCGTTCCTGGGTCACTATCTGGGCGCGCGCGAAGGGTTTAACGGCATAGTAAGTAAGGCGCTGCGCAGCCGGGGCAAAAGCCTTGCGCCCGCCCGGCTGAATCGCCTGACCTCTCTGTTTATGCTGCTGAGCACCTGGCTGGTAGCGACGCTGGACCCGAATATTCTCGGCATGATTGAGACGCTTGGCGGCCCGGTTATCGCCATGATCCTGTTCCTGATGCCGATGTACGCCATCCAGAAAGTCCCGGCGATGCGGCAGTACAGCGGCAGAATCAGCAACCTGTTTGTCGTGCTGGTTGGGCTGATAGCCATCTCCGCCATCTTCTATTCACTGGTGAAGTAACCCGAAAACAGGCACATCCCACCGCGCGGAGGTGTGCCTGCTGCCTTTCTCCCTTTTCCTGCCTGCAATCTGTCCCTTCACGACCATTATCACTGGCCGTGCACGCCTTTCAGACGCATCTGGTTAGCAATAGTTACATCTGTTACCGGTTCACATGGTAGAGTAAACGCGAATAGTTATTATTTCTTTAAAGGACAGGAGAAACATGAAACTCAGGATTGTTGCTGCCACCACACTTTTACTCTCTGCCGCCTGTGCCGCGACCACCTATCCGGTCACGGTGACCGACATGGATGGTCAGAAAATTACGCTGCAGAAAGAGCCGCAGCATGTGATTTTGCAGGATGGCCGCGACGTAATGGCGCTGGCGTTGCTGGATCGGCAGAACCCGTTTCAGCGGGTCGTGGCCTGGAACAACCTGCCGAAAAAGCAGGACACCCAGACCTGGGATCTGCTGAAGCAGCGCTGGCCACAGGCGACGTCGATTGTGGATATGGGCTTTAACGATCAGGGGCAGGTTAACCTGGAGAGCGTGCTGGCGAAGCAGCCCGATCTGATGATTGCCCAGCTGCGTGCAAAACCGGCGCTGGCCCAGTCGGGCGTCCTTGCCACCCTGAAAAATCTGCACATCCCGGTGCTGTTCCTGGATGATGAGCTGCACCCGAAAGAGAACACGCTGAAAAGTGTGAAAGTGCTGGGCACCGTGCTGAACCGCGAAACGGAGGCGAAAGAGTACGCCGATTTCTATCAGCAGCGCTGGGAGATGCTTCAGCGGAAGATTGCTCAGGTGCCGGAGAAGCCGACGGTCTTTATCGAACCGATCGCCGGTAACAGCGATAACTGCTGCTTTACCCACGGTCACAACGGCTGGGGTGCGCTGGTGGAAGCGGTTGGCGGAAAAAATATCGGCTCTTCGCTGCTGCCCGGCAGCTCAGGCTTTGTGTCGCTGGAGAAGATTATCGCCATGAAGCCGGATGTCTACATCATGACCGGATCGAAGCGCCCGAACAGCAACGTGCTGCCGTTTGGCTATGGCGCGAGTCAGACCGATGTGACCGCTACCTTCAACCGTCTGCAGAGCCGTACGGGTCTGGCGCAGATCGAACCGGTGAAACAGAAACGGGTTTATGGCGTTTACCACCATTTCTATAATCACCCTTACAACATCATCGGCATGGAGATCCTGGCAAAAGATCTCTATCCCGGGAGTTTCCGCGATCTCGATCCTGCAGCCGATTACCATCACATTGTGACGCGCTTTACCGGATTACCGGATGCCCCGGTGATCCTCAGCACGCCCTGAACGGAGCGCGCAGGGGCTGAGGCGTTTCAGCGTGACCAGCCGGATGGAAGTTTCTCTGTCCGGCTGGCCCTGAGAGGCCTGGCTCTGTTAAGAAAGCGATAAGCAAGCGTAATTCTTTGTAAGTTAATGGTTTTTAAGACTATTGCCGATGTTTGCTGCCTCAGTGATTGCCATGATGCCGCTTAACGGTGCCTGAATCGCCGTGATTTCGGAGACAAGATCATGAAAAAAACAACGTTAACGCTTATCGCTTCACTTTTGACATGCAGCACACTCTTCTCGCAGGCCGCACAGGCGGATGACCACGATAACGGACACCGTATGCCGGTACCGCATCAGAACAGCGATCGCGGACCGGACAGTCGCGATCACACGCCGAATCGTGGCCGCGACAATCCGGGTCATGGCGACAGAAACCCGCATGATCAGGGCCGGGATCGCCATGAAGATCACAGCCGTCGCGACAGAGACGATGCGCGCGATCATTTCGCCTGGCAGGGGCACGACTTCCGTCGCGGCCATCCCATCCCGCCGGAATATCGCGGCGACCATTACCGGGTAGACAACTGGCATGAACGCGGTCTGCGTGAGCCGCCGCGCGGTTATCACTGGGCAGACATCGACGGCAACTATGTCTTAATTGCGGCCGCAACCGGTGTCATTACCGCCCTGGTGCTGAACAGTGCCATGAACTGATTCTTCCGGGATGGCATCGGTCATCCCGCTTTCTTTCCGTTTTACGGCCCCAGCGTCTATTCTGAGACTCCATGCTGAACATTCCCTGTGTAAGGAGTCATGATGACGACGGTTAAGATGGTGGCGGTAGATATGGACGGCACCTTT is part of the Pantoea sp. Ep11b genome and harbors:
- a CDS encoding ABC transporter substrate-binding protein; protein product: MKLRIVAATTLLLSAACAATTYPVTVTDMDGQKITLQKEPQHVILQDGRDVMALALLDRQNPFQRVVAWNNLPKKQDTQTWDLLKQRWPQATSIVDMGFNDQGQVNLESVLAKQPDLMIAQLRAKPALAQSGVLATLKNLHIPVLFLDDELHPKENTLKSVKVLGTVLNRETEAKEYADFYQQRWEMLQRKIAQVPEKPTVFIEPIAGNSDNCCFTHGHNGWGALVEAVGGKNIGSSLLPGSSGFVSLEKIIAMKPDVYIMTGSKRPNSNVLPFGYGASQTDVTATFNRLQSRTGLAQIEPVKQKRVYGVYHHFYNHPYNIIGMEILAKDLYPGSFRDLDPAADYHHIVTRFTGLPDAPVILSTP
- a CDS encoding HAAAP family serine/threonine permease; its protein translation is MKTTQTGTLGALERDVDTGWRKTDTMWMLGLYGTAIGAGVLFLPINAGVGGLIPLIIMAILAFPLTFYAHRALTRFVLSGKNPAGDITEVVEEHFGVGAGKVITLLYFFAIYPILLMYSVAITNTVESLMVNQLGLVPPPRALLSLLLIVGLMTIVRFGEKMIVKAMSVLVYPFVAVLMLMACYLIPHWHGAAFSTLSVQPAGSSLWMTLWLAIPVMVFSFNHSPIISSFALAKREEYGDAAEKKCSRILACSHLMMVVTVMFFVFSCVLSLSPEDLHAAKAQNITILSYLANHFQVPMIAWLGPLIAIVAITKSFLGHYLGAREGFNGIVSKALRSRGKSLAPARLNRLTSLFMLLSTWLVATLDPNILGMIETLGGPVIAMILFLMPMYAIQKVPAMRQYSGRISNLFVVLVGLIAISAIFYSLVK
- a CDS encoding RcnB family protein, whose product is MKKTTLTLIASLLTCSTLFSQAAQADDHDNGHRMPVPHQNSDRGPDSRDHTPNRGRDNPGHGDRNPHDQGRDRHEDHSRRDRDDARDHFAWQGHDFRRGHPIPPEYRGDHYRVDNWHERGLREPPRGYHWADIDGNYVLIAAATGVITALVLNSAMN